Within Mycobacterium heckeshornense, the genomic segment GCTATCGACAGCACTCGCCCGGATCGGCAAAAAGCTGTTCCAACCCGTCTCTGCCGACACTGCAGCGCACACAGCACTGGCCATCTTGGCGATGATCTGGCTGACCGTGGTGGTATTCGCTGTACGCAATCGTCTCGCCAGCGATTCGCTGGTGTCCAGCATCGCCACCGGCGTACCAGGCCTGCTGGCCGCCGGCGGGGCCGGGGTGGTATGGCGGTGGTGGCCGCACCGCAACGACATGCTCGATGGCTTCGCCTGGCTCGCGGCGCCCATGCTGGCGGTGAGTTTCGGTGCTGCGGCTCCCGGCAACGTCGGGTCGGCGCACCTTTTTATCGGGGCTCTGCTATTCGCCGTGCTGACCTGTGGGATAGCGGTGACGACCGGACGGCACATCAACGTGTCGTCAACGATCGTGGCGTTGTGCGCGCTGGGCGGCGCGGTGGCCGCTGCGCGGATGTGGCGGCCGATTCCAGCCCAATGGCTCGGCATGTGCACCCTGATCGTCCTGCTGCTCCTACTGACCCTGGCGCCGACGATCGCACTGTGGGCGGCGCGAATCCGGCCCCCGTATTTCGGCTCCATCACCGGGCGCGATCTCTTCCGGCGCAGCCCCGGCCTGCCGGCCGACGCGGTGGCACCCGTGGACGAGGGCGCCGAAGATGAGGCGAATGCCGACACCACGCCGCGCGGTAGGGAAATCGCCGCCGCCGCCATCCGCGCCAACAACGTGCTGACCGGGATCTGCGCGGCTGCCGGGTTGACACTGCCCGCCGCGGTGTGGGCCACCCTGATGCCGGGTCAGGGTCGCAGCGTGGCCGCGGCGGTACTCTGCGGGCTTTTTGTGCTGATCTTCATCAGCCGCGGAAGGGCATTCGCCGACAAACGTCAGGCCATCGCACTGGTATGCGGGGCCGTTGCCGCGGTGTGCGTCGGTGTAGTCAAATACGTGCTAAACGAACCTGCGCCTTCCGGCGAGCCCGTGCTCTGGGGAGCCGCAATGCTGGTCGCATTCGGTGGCGCCGGCCTGGCGGCGGCGCTTCTCGTGCCGATCACCCGGTTCACGCCGCTGGTGCGGATGGTCGCAGAATGGCTGGAAATCGTGGCGATCATTGTCGCCATGCCCTTGGCGGCGTGGATCGGCGGACTGTTCACCTGGGTGCGCATGCGATGAATCCGACGGCCTCACGGACGTGGACACAGCGGATTGCAGCGATGGGGCTGACGGGGCTACTCGTTGGAGTATCAGCTAATTGTCCTGTGGCCCAAGCGATTCCACCTCCCAGCGTCGACCCGGGCCGAGTACCGGCGGATGGCAAGCCGGGTCCTGACCAGCCGATGAGGCAAAGCAACGTCTGTGCGCGCACGATCACGGTCGCCGAACCGAACGTAGCCGTGACCGCACCCGGTTTCACCATGCTCAACATCGGCAAGGCGTGGCAATACTCGACTGGCAACGGCGTACCGGTCGCGGTCATCGATACCGGGGTCAATCCCAGCCCGCGACTACCGGCGGTCGCCGGCGGCGACTACATCATGGGTGGCGACGGGCTGATGGACTGCGACGCTCACGGCACCATCGTGGCTTCGGTGATTGCCGCGGCACCGCAAGGAATCCCTATGCCCGCCCCGATGCCGGCTGTCCCGGCGTTTCCACCGCCGGCCGGGCCACCACCGGCGTTCGCGGCACCGCCACCTCCGGGCGGTGCGCCCCCGCCGGTGGCGCCACCACCACCGCCGTCGCCGGTGACGATCACCGAAATCAAACCGGCGCCACCGCCGCCACCGCCTCCACCAGCCGACGAACCTTCAAACGCGCCGGGGGATCCCACCCCCGACCAGGCCGAGGACCCGGAGGTTCCGCCACCTCCACCAGGGGCGCCGGACGGGGTTGTTGGGGTCGCGCCGCACGCGACGATCATCGCGATCCGCCAATCGTCGCGAGCCTACGAACCGGTGAACCCGGGTGGCGGCGACATCGAGGCCCGCAAGAAGGCCGGCACCGTGGCCACATTGGGCAGCGCCATCGTCCACGCCGCCAACATGGGCGCCAAAGTCATCAACGTCAGCGTCACGGCATGCGTTTCGGCGGCTGATCCGTTGGATCAGAGCGGTATTGGCGCTGCCGTCTGGTACGCGGCCACGGTCAAGGATGCGGTGATCGTCGCGGCGGCGGGTAATGAGGGCGAAGACGAGTGTGCCCAAAACCCGTCGTTCGACCCATTGGATCCCTTCGATCCTCGCGACTGGCATCAAGTCAAGACGGTGTCGTCGCCGTCGTGGTTTTCCGACTACGTGCTTTCGGTGGGCGCGGTCGATAACACCGGCGCCCCGATCAGCAAAAGCCTGTCCGGGCCTTGGGTCGCCGCTGCAGCCCCGGGTGTGGGGATTATGGGGCTGTCCCCGCAAACCGGGGGACCTGCGAACGCCTACCCGCCGATCCGCCCGGGTGAAAAGAACATGCCGTTCTGGGGCACCAGCTTTTCAGCGGCCTACGTGAGCGGGGTAGCCGCACTGGTGCGCGCCAAGTATCCGGAGTTGACCGCCCATCAGGTCATCAACCGGATCCTGCAGACAGCCCACAATCCGCCGCGGGGAGTCGACAATCAGGTCGGCTACGGCGTGGTCGACCCGGTGGCCGCGCTGACCTTCAACGTTCCCCCCGGCGACAAGTTGGCACCCGGTGCGCAGACCCGGGTGATCACACCGGCCACACCCCCGCCGCCCCCGGATCACCGCGCCCGCAATGTGGCGCTGGGATTGACCGCCGTGGTGGCGGCCGCGGTCGTCATGGCATGGCTAATCGCGCGAGCCCGGCGGGCGCGATGACGGCGACGACGAAACTCGCGATCATCGTCGGCATCTTTGCCGTCGGTCTCGCCGGGTGGAGCATTGGCGGCTATCCCGGCGCCGCAACAGGTTTGGTTGTAGGACTGGCCGGCGGCGTCATTCATTGGCGCGGGCATCCGCTGTGGTACTGGCTACACCTCTGGCGGCAGCGCGGCCGGCCAATCGAGTTGAGCGAACCGATCACGGTGGCCAACGACCGCACCGGCGGCGGTGTGCGCTACCAGGACGGTGTCGCAGTGGTGGCCATTCAGTTGCTTGGTAAGGCGCACAGGCCGACGCTGTTCACCGGTTCGACGGCGACCTATACCGAAAACACCGTTGACATCGCCGGTTTAGCGCCGCTGCTGCACCAGAGTCTCGGTTTGACGATTGATTCGCTGAGCGTCGTCAGCGCTGGGGCTCGGCGGCGCAGCACAGGCGATTACCCACGGGTGTACGACACGCTGATCGGTACCCCACCCTATGCCGGCCAGCGGGAAACCTGGCTGATTGTCCGGGTGGCCGCGATCGCCAACGCCGAAGCGCTGCAGTGGCGCACGTCGATCGGCACCGCGACACTGGCTGCAGGACAGCGAATCAGTGCAGCGATGCGCCAGCAAGGCATTCGTGCCAAGGTGGCGACCGCGACCGACATGGTCGAACTGGAACGGCGGGTCGGACGGGCCGCGCTGAACCCGCAAAACCGACGTTGGCGCACCGTCCGCGGTGACGGCGGCTGGTTGACAACCTATTGGTACCGTCCCGGTGACATCACCGCCGAAAACTTAGCGCACGCCTGGGCGCTGCGCGCGGACGGGATCATTCAGAACGTCACGTTGTTCAGCGACGGCAGGGCTCTAGCGACCGTAACGGTGCGCAGTATGCAGCCACCCACCGCCCCGCCGAGCGTGATGCTGCGGACCTTGCCGGGGGAGCAGACCCAAGCCATCAGAGCCAACCTGTGCGCGCCGATGCCCCCGTTGCGGGGGGTACGCCGCGGCACGCTGACCGGGTCGCTCATTATTCCGATAGGACCCTCGGGTGTGCTGCTCGGCAAGGTCGGCGCAGGGAACCGCCTGATGCTCCCGCTCGACGACCCGGGCGAATTAAGCCGAGTTCACATCGCTGCGGAGGATTCGCTGGCTAAACGAATTGTGTTGCGAATGGCCGGTGCTGGGGAACGCATCACGGTGCATACTCGGGATTTGCAGCGCTGGGCCAGTCTTCGGATGCCGGATATTGCCGTGGATAACCGCGTTCGGCCGGTCACGGGCACTACCGTCAGTGTCGTGGATGGGACCGTCATGCCCGCGCCTCGACCGAACACGTTGATCTCGGTCGGGGAACCGGGAGAGCCGTACCGGGGATCCGCTGATGTGGTGATCACCCAGATCGGGCCGGCCAGCGTGGAAGTCCAGGCGGCGGGGCAGAGGCACACCGTGGAGGTCGAGCTGTTCCGTGCCGAGAACCGTTACGTATCCTCAGAGCCGACGATCTTGAGGACCTCCGAGCTCGAGCCGGTGGAATAGACGATGACTAGCAGCACCGACACGGTCGCCGCGCGCAAGCGCTTCGATCAGGCCATGGCGTTGTTCGACTCCGATCCCGACACCGCACGAGACTATTTCCGGCAGGCAACCGAGATCGACCCATCGATGGCCGACGCCTGGCTTGGCCGGATCGCGGCGGGCGATGATTCACTATCTACCCTGCAGGAGCTCTACGCCTACGGAGCCCGGCTCCACCGGGAGACCAACCGGCTCGGTGTGCGTCTATCGGCGGCGATCAAGGCTGGACCGTATCTCTCGATCTCGGTGACCGAGGCATCTCATGCCGGCCTGGCCCTGGCCAGCGCGCTGATCGATGATCGACAATACGAAAAAGCCGAAGCGCTGCTGCAGGATTCATCGCTGCTGGACAGTTGGGAGAACCATCAGTGGCAGCAATACATCCGAGCCTATTTGATGTTCGCCACCCAGCGTTGGCCTGACGTAATTTCGATCGCTGCCAGCATCCTGCCGCCGCAGGCCATCATCATGTCCGCAGTCACGGCCGGAACTAATGCCCTAGCCGCCCACGCCGCCGTCCACCTCGGGCAGGCACGTGTCGCGCTCGACTGGACTGACCGGGTCGAAATACGTGCCGGACATAGTGAACCCCGAGAATGGCGCCGTCACCAACTGATCGAAACCGCCGTCACTGCGATAGATCCCAACGAATTTCCTTTGATCGCAGCCGATCTTGCCTATGTACGCGGGATGGCTCACCGTCAGCTCGGTGAGCAAGACAAAGCCGAGATCTGGTTGTCGAAGGCGACGATCAACGGCGCGCTCATCGAACCTGCCAAGCAAGCGCTTGCCGACCCTGCGCTGCAGCTGGTGATCACCGACGAAGAAACGATCAACAGCCGCACCAACAAATGGGACGTCACCACCGAGCGATCAGAAGAGCAGCGCCGGGAGGAAGAGAACAAAGGGCGGCGCGAGGAACTTCTTGCGGAGGGACGGGCGCTGCTCAACAACCAAGTCGGATTAGCCGAAGTCAAAAGGGCCGTCGCTGAACTCGAAGACCAGATCGAGGTCCGGGCACTGCGGCTTGCCGCCGGACTACCGGTGACCAACCAGACGAATCACATGCTCCTCGTGGGTCCGCCGGGCACCGGTAAGACCACCACCGCCGAGGCGCTGGGAAAGATCTTCGCCGGGTTGGGGATTGTGCGCCACCCCGAGATCATCGAGGTCAAGCGGGCCGACTTTTGTGGTGAGCACATCGGGGCATCGGGACCGAAGACCAACGAGCTGATCAACCGCTCACTCGGCCGGATCTTGTTCATGGACGAGTTTTATTCGTTGGTGGAGCGACACCAAGACGGCCGACCAGACATGATCGGCATGGAAGCGGTCAACCAGCTGATGATCGCGCTGGAGGTGCACCGGTTCGACTTCTGTTTCATCGGTGCGGGATACGAGAAGGAAGTCGACGAATTCCTCACAGTTAACCCGGGATTGGCGGGCCGGTTTAACCGGAAGCTGCGGTTCGAGTCCTACACACCGGAGGAACTGGTGGAAATCGCCGTCCGGTACGGTGAGCCACGCGCCACCGTCATCGAGCCCAGCGCCCGTGAAGCACTTAACGTGGCATGCACGATGCTGCGGGCCTACCTGGCACCGGACGGCAGGCACGGAATCGACATCATGCAGAACGGACGGTTCGCCCGCAACGTGGTGGAGCGTGCGGAGCGGCTGCGCGACTCCCGGGTTGCCGCACAGCATCGCACCAACAAAGGCTCGGTAACCGTAGAAGACCTGGAAACGGTGCGCACCCAGGACATCGTGGACGCCGTGATGGATGCGTGCGCGGAAAAGCATGTGCCGATAGTGCTTTGAGTGGGCTTAAAACCGGCCCGCAGCGCTTGAACCTGCTGTAAAAGGTTCAAGCATCACTTCGGGCCTTGCTCGCGGAGATCCGCCGAAAGGGTACTCCAACCGGCCAAAAGTCTTTGTTAACGCGTGAGGATGCGGTATTGTGCTGCG encodes:
- the mycP gene encoding type VII secretion-associated serine protease mycosin — translated: MNPTASRTWTQRIAAMGLTGLLVGVSANCPVAQAIPPPSVDPGRVPADGKPGPDQPMRQSNVCARTITVAEPNVAVTAPGFTMLNIGKAWQYSTGNGVPVAVIDTGVNPSPRLPAVAGGDYIMGGDGLMDCDAHGTIVASVIAAAPQGIPMPAPMPAVPAFPPPAGPPPAFAAPPPPGGAPPPVAPPPPPSPVTITEIKPAPPPPPPPPADEPSNAPGDPTPDQAEDPEVPPPPPGAPDGVVGVAPHATIIAIRQSSRAYEPVNPGGGDIEARKKAGTVATLGSAIVHAANMGAKVINVSVTACVSAADPLDQSGIGAAVWYAATVKDAVIVAAAGNEGEDECAQNPSFDPLDPFDPRDWHQVKTVSSPSWFSDYVLSVGAVDNTGAPISKSLSGPWVAAAAPGVGIMGLSPQTGGPANAYPPIRPGEKNMPFWGTSFSAAYVSGVAALVRAKYPELTAHQVINRILQTAHNPPRGVDNQVGYGVVDPVAALTFNVPPGDKLAPGAQTRVITPATPPPPPDHRARNVALGLTAVVAAAVVMAWLIARARRAR
- the eccE gene encoding type VII secretion protein EccE; this encodes MANRASPAGAMTATTKLAIIVGIFAVGLAGWSIGGYPGAATGLVVGLAGGVIHWRGHPLWYWLHLWRQRGRPIELSEPITVANDRTGGGVRYQDGVAVVAIQLLGKAHRPTLFTGSTATYTENTVDIAGLAPLLHQSLGLTIDSLSVVSAGARRRSTGDYPRVYDTLIGTPPYAGQRETWLIVRVAAIANAEALQWRTSIGTATLAAGQRISAAMRQQGIRAKVATATDMVELERRVGRAALNPQNRRWRTVRGDGGWLTTYWYRPGDITAENLAHAWALRADGIIQNVTLFSDGRALATVTVRSMQPPTAPPSVMLRTLPGEQTQAIRANLCAPMPPLRGVRRGTLTGSLIIPIGPSGVLLGKVGAGNRLMLPLDDPGELSRVHIAAEDSLAKRIVLRMAGAGERITVHTRDLQRWASLRMPDIAVDNRVRPVTGTTVSVVDGTVMPAPRPNTLISVGEPGEPYRGSADVVITQIGPASVEVQAAGQRHTVEVELFRAENRYVSSEPTILRTSELEPVE
- the eccA gene encoding type VII secretion AAA-ATPase EccA, with protein sequence MTSSTDTVAARKRFDQAMALFDSDPDTARDYFRQATEIDPSMADAWLGRIAAGDDSLSTLQELYAYGARLHRETNRLGVRLSAAIKAGPYLSISVTEASHAGLALASALIDDRQYEKAEALLQDSSLLDSWENHQWQQYIRAYLMFATQRWPDVISIAASILPPQAIIMSAVTAGTNALAAHAAVHLGQARVALDWTDRVEIRAGHSEPREWRRHQLIETAVTAIDPNEFPLIAADLAYVRGMAHRQLGEQDKAEIWLSKATINGALIEPAKQALADPALQLVITDEETINSRTNKWDVTTERSEEQRREEENKGRREELLAEGRALLNNQVGLAEVKRAVAELEDQIEVRALRLAAGLPVTNQTNHMLLVGPPGTGKTTTAEALGKIFAGLGIVRHPEIIEVKRADFCGEHIGASGPKTNELINRSLGRILFMDEFYSLVERHQDGRPDMIGMEAVNQLMIALEVHRFDFCFIGAGYEKEVDEFLTVNPGLAGRFNRKLRFESYTPEELVEIAVRYGEPRATVIEPSAREALNVACTMLRAYLAPDGRHGIDIMQNGRFARNVVERAERLRDSRVAAQHRTNKGSVTVEDLETVRTQDIVDAVMDACAEKHVPIVL
- the eccD gene encoding type VII secretion integral membrane protein EccD, with amino-acid sequence MAAKVTFPARCAVAVVCGDHLVSQVYPASVPVEMFIDNIVELLDEELKRRGLPGLDLGMGYELHKSNGVRLDVTKTLDELGVEDGATLVLVPAVEGDSFEPQYESLSTALARIGKKLFQPVSADTAAHTALAILAMIWLTVVVFAVRNRLASDSLVSSIATGVPGLLAAGGAGVVWRWWPHRNDMLDGFAWLAAPMLAVSFGAAAPGNVGSAHLFIGALLFAVLTCGIAVTTGRHINVSSTIVALCALGGAVAAARMWRPIPAQWLGMCTLIVLLLLLTLAPTIALWAARIRPPYFGSITGRDLFRRSPGLPADAVAPVDEGAEDEANADTTPRGREIAAAAIRANNVLTGICAAAGLTLPAAVWATLMPGQGRSVAAAVLCGLFVLIFISRGRAFADKRQAIALVCGAVAAVCVGVVKYVLNEPAPSGEPVLWGAAMLVAFGGAGLAAALLVPITRFTPLVRMVAEWLEIVAIIVAMPLAAWIGGLFTWVRMR